Sequence from the Actinocatenispora sera genome:
TGCTGGACCGGCCGAATCCCTGTGGCGGCAAGGCGTACGGCCCGATGATGACCGCCGGCTACGAGTCCGGCGTGGGCAAGAAGGAGATCGTCCAGCAGCACGGGATGACCACCGGCGAGCTGGCCCGTTTCTACAACGGCGAGTTCCTGCCAAGCGCCGCCGGCCGGTCGGTGGACCTGTCCGTGGTGCAGGTCAGCAACTGGCGCACCGACCAGCTCGGCACCGACCTGACCTACCTGCCGTGGGTGCTGCCCAGCCCGAACATGCCGACCCAGACCTCCGCCCTGGTCTACCCCGGTACCTGCATGTTCGAGGGCACCAACGCCGCCGAGGGACGCGGCACCACCCGGCCGTTCGAGCTGATCGGCGCGCCGTACCTGGACTACCACTGGAGCGACCGGCTCAACGCCGCCGACCTGCCCGGGGTGCGGTTCCGCGAGGCCTACTTCACGCCGACGTTCAACAAGTACGCCAACACGCTGTGCAACGGCTTGGAGGTGGAGATCGTCGACCCGGCGCGGTACGACCCGATCGCCACCGCGGTGCACATGCTGGTGGAGGCGAAGAAGTACGACGGGTTCGCCTGGCGCTACGACGACTACGACCCGGTGCGGCCGTACTGGATCGACAAGCTGACCGGCTCGCCCCGGCTGCGCACGATGATCGACGACGGCGCCGGCGCGTCCGATGTGATACATGCATGGTCGGGTGAATTGTCCGCGTTCCGCGCCCAGCGTCGTCGCTACCTGCTGTACTCCGGTCCGGGACGATGAGTTTTACTGAGCGCCGGCCGAGGCGTACCAGCATCGGTGTCGGAGCCCGCGCAACCGTCGACTGCGACACTGGTCCCAGCACCGGCTGACCGAACCGCCGGAGAGATCGAGGTGCCTCGCCAGTGTCCAAGACTGCCAACGATGCCGCGCCCGGCGGCCTGATCGTGCACGTCAGCGGGCTGCTGCCGGCGCTGTCACCGGCCGAACAGCGAGTCGCCCGCCTCGTCATCGCAGATCCGGCCGCCGCCGCGCGGCAGACCATCACCGAGCTGGCGTCGGCCGCCGGTACCTCCGAGGCCACGGTGATCCGGTTCTGCCGTTCGGTCGGCATGAGCGGGTACCCGCAGCTGCGGATCCGGCTGGCGGCCGAGGCGGCGCGCCGGGTCGAGCCGCCGGACGCCCGCGTGGTCGGCGGCGACATCCCGCCCGGCGCGGACATGGCGCAGATCATCGCGACGATCTCGTTCAACGACGCGCGGGCGGTGGAGGAGACCGCCGAGCAGCTCGACGTCGCCGCCTGCGAGCAGGCGGTGGCGGTGCTGTCCGCGGCCGGCCGGGTCGACGTGTTCGGCGTCGGTGCGAGCGGTTCGGTGGCGGCCGACTTCCAGCAGAAGCTGCACCGCATCGGCCGGACCGCGTTCTACTGGCCGGACACCCACACCGCGCTGACCAGCGCGGCGCTGCTGGGCAAGGGCGACGTCGCGCTCGGCATCTCGCACACCGGTACCACCACCGACTGCGTCGACGTGCTCGACCAGGCCCGGCGGCAGGGCGCCACCACGATCGCGCTGACCAACTACCCGCGCTCGCCGATCGCCGAGGTGGCCGACGTGGTGCTGACCACCGCGGCGCGGGAGACCACGTACCGTTCCGGTGCGATGGCGAGCCGGCTGGCCCAGCTGACCGTGGTCGACTGCCTGTTCGTCGGCGTCGCGGCGAAGAACCGGACCCGCACCAAGCGCAACCTGGAGGCCACCGCCGAGGCGGTCGCGTCCCGCCGGGCGACCGCCAACCGCCGCCGCGGCTGACCGCTGCCGCGGCTGACCGCCGCCGCGCTGACTGCCGCGGCGGGCCGCTGTCGCGAGTCGCCGTGGCTGGGTGCCCGCGTGACCGGTGCCGCGGAGACCGCCGTGGGTCGGTCAGACGGCGCGTCGGTCGATCGGGTGCCGCATTTCGGGCCGGGCTGCGGAAAACCACCACAGAACCTACGATCGACGGGCACTTCATTTCGGTTCGGGCACGGCCGGGGAGGCACCGATGGGTACTCGTCACTGGTGGTCGGACAGGCGGGCGTTCGCCCTCGGCGCCGTGGCGGCCGCCGCCGTGCTGCTGGCCGGCTGCGGCTCGTCGCACGACGACGCGGCCGGTTCGGGCCCGAGCGGTACCGGCGGGCACTCGGCGCACGGCAGCGGCAGCCCCGCCCCGAGCGGCAGCCTGCAGATCTCGGCCGACCCCGGCTCGTCTGGGAAGTCGGGCTCCGGCGGTACCTCGTCCGGCGGGAAGAGCACCGGCGGCAAGGGCTCCGGCTCCGGATCGACCGCCGCCTCCGGGGGCGGCGCGGTGCCCGCATCGAAGCGCTGCCGGCCCGGCCAGCTCAAGGCGACGGTACGGCCGCTCGGTGCCGCCGCCGGCACCCACCACGCGTCGATCATCCTGACCAACACCGGCGGCAGCTGCCAGTCGTCCGGCTACGTCGGGCTGCAACTGGTGTCCGCCTCCAACGGCAAGATCGCCACCTCGGTCCTGCACGACACCGCGCAGCGGCCCCGCACCGTGACGCTCAAGGCGCACGCCACCATGTACGCGCCGGCCAGCTGGGGCGCGGTGGCAAGCAGCGGCGAGTCGCAGACCGGAAACTGCGAGCCCGCGCCGCACGGGCTGCAGGTGGCGCTACCCGGCGCCTCCGGTACGGCGCACGCGGCCTGGTCGTACGGGCCGGTCTGCGGCCACGGCGCGATCACCGTCGGCCCGCTGGCGTCGGGTTCCGGCCCCGCCGGCGGCTGACGCCACCCCGCCGGGAACGTCGGGGTCGGCCTGGTCCGGGCCCCGCCAGCGCCGCCGGATCCGGGGCCCCGCCAGCGCCGCCGGATCCGGGCATCGCCAGCGCCGCCGGAGCCCGGGGATGACACCGGGCACCGGCGGCGTGGGATCTCACGGGGTGTCGGTGAGGTCCTCTTCCCAGTACTCGTGGGTCGAGCGCACCGCGGCGTCGGTGCCGCTGCCGTGCACCTGCTCCTCGCGCTTGCGCAGGTCGACCCGGCGGATCTTGCCGGAGATGGTCTTCGGCAGCTCGGCGAACTCCAGCCGTCGCACCCGCTTGTACGGCGCCAGGTGCTCCCGGGCGTAGCGCAGGATGTCGCGGGCGGTCGCCGCATCGGGTGCCACGCCGGCGGCGAGCACCACGTACGCCTTGGGTACCGCGAGGCGCACCGGGTCCGGGCCCGGCACCACCGCGGCCTCGGCCACCGCCGGGTGCTCCAGCAGTACGCTCTCCAGCTCGAACGGGGAGATCCGGTAGTCCGCCGCCTTGAACACGTCGTCGGCGCGGCCCACGTAGGTCAGGTAGCCGTCGGTGTCCCGGCTCGCCACGTCGCCGGTGTGGTACCGCCGGCCGCGCATCGCGTCCGCGTTGCGCTCCGCGTCGTCGCGGTACCCGGTCATCAGCGGCACCGGTCGGCGGTCCAGGTCGATGCAGATCTCGCCCTCGACCCCGGGCTCGGTCACCACCGTGTCGGTGGCCGGGTCGACCAGGGTGATCTGGTACCCGGGCAGCGGCCGCCCCATCGAGCCGAGCTTGAGCGGCGCGCCGGGCGGGTTCCCGATCTGGCAGGTGGTCTCGGTCTGGCCGTACCCGTCCCGGATGGTCAGCCCCCAGGCACGCCGGACCTGTTCGATGACCTCGGGGTTGAGCGGCTCGCCGGCGCTGGCCACCTCGCGCAGGCTCAGCCGCGCTGCCGACAGGTCGGCCTGGATGAGCATCCGCCACACGGTCGGTGGCGCGCAGAACGTGGTCACCGCCGCGTCGCGCAGCACGCCCAGCAACGCCGCCGGGTCGAACCGTTGGTAGTTGTAGACCAGCACGGTGGCGCCGGCGTTCCACGGCGCGAACAGGTTGCTCCAGGCGTGCTTGGCCCAGCCCGGCGAGGAGATGTTGAGGTGCACGTCGCCCGGCCGCAGCCCGAGCCAGTACATCGTCGACAGGTGCCCGACCGGGTAGCTCTGGTGGGTGTGCTCGACCAGCTTGGGCTGCGCGGTGGTGCCGGAGGTGAAGTAGAGCAGCAGCGGGTCGGTCGCCGCGGTGTCCGGCTCCGGCGGCAGGCCGCCGAACCCGTACGCGTCGGCGTAGCGCAGCCAGCCCTCGACCGGTTCGCCGACCGCGATCCGGGTGTACGACCCGGGCACGTCGGCGAACTTCGCCGCGTCGGCGGAGCGGGCCACCACGTGCCGGGCCTCGCCCCGGTGTACCCGGTCGCGCAGGTCGGCGGGCCCGAGCAGGGTGGTGGCGGGGATGACCACGGCGCCCAGCCGCAGCAGCGCGAGCAGCGTCTCCCACAGCTCGATCTGGTTGCCGAGCATCACGATGACGCGCTCGTTGCGGGCCACCCCCTCGGCGGCGAGCCACGCCGCGAGCTGGGTGGACCGCTCGGTCAGGTCGGCGAAGGTCAGTTCGGTGTCGCTGCCGTCCTCCTCGATGACCCGCAGCGCGATCTGGTCCGGCCGTTGCGCGGTGAGTACCGCGTCGAACCAGTCCCGGGCCCAGTTGAAGCTGGTCAACTCCGGCCAGGAGAACTCGCGGTAGGCCCGGTCGTAGTCCTCTTCGGCCGCCAGCAGGAAGTCTCGGGCCGCGCGGAATAACGCCGTGCCGTCACCGGTTGGAGTGGTGGTCGTCTCACTGTGTGCCATGCGCGCCCCTCTCGGACGTCTCACCAGTGTTGCGGGTGGGCTCGATGATCAGGTGGGCTCGATGATCAGGGAAGCCGGCGAGCGGCCGGCGAGCCTGGCAACAGTGTGGTGCGCCGGACGCCGTGGTGGGGGTGTCGGAGAGGTTTTCAGCTTTCTCCCAGTCTCTACCAGGGTTGGCCGCAGGCGAGGACGGTTACATGAAGGGACCGGGGGACTACCGGATCGGCCGCGGGGGCAGCCGGTTGCGGTGATTGGCCATACACCCTAGCTCGGAATCACTCCGGTCGGTAGGACGTTGTACGCAGTGGCAGGGCGCACAGCGGGCAGCTCAGCACAACGGGAGGACGGCGAACGTGGCGAACGACACGGGTATCCGCACCGACAAAGTCGCCGAGGAGCGCGACCTGGTCGGTGTGTACCTGCACGAAATTTCCAGGACGCCGTTGTTGGACGCGGCCGGCGAGGTCGACATCGCGAAGGCGGTCGAGGCCGGGCTCTACGCCGACAAGCTGCTCGAAGCCGGACAGACGGTGCACGGCGCCTCGAAGGCGGAGCTGACTCGGCTGGTGGTCGAGGGGCAGCGGGCCAAGGAGCAGTTCGTCAAGGCGAACCTGCGGCTCGTCGTCTCCATCGCCCGGCGGTACGTGCGCAGCGGCATGCCGATGCTCGACCTCATCCAGGAGGGCAACACCGGTCTGGTCCGCGCGGTCGAGAAGTTCGACTACGAGCGCGGCTTCAAGTTCTCCACCTACGCGACCTGGTGGATCCGGCAGGCGATCAGCCGGGCCATCGCGCAGCAGGAGCGCACCGTGCGACTGCCGGTGCACCTGGTCGAGGACGTCAACCGGATGCGCAACATGACCCGCCAGCTCACCCGTGAGCTGGGCCAGGAGCCCGAGGCCGAGCAGCTGGCGAAGGGGCTGGGCGTCAGCGTCGAGCGGATCAACGAACTCAAGCGCTGGTCGCAGGACACGGTGTCGCTGGACACCCCGGTCGGCGACGACGGCGACACCAACCTCGGCGACCTGGTCGCCGACACCGACTCGCCCAGCCCGGAGGATCTGGTGCTGGCCGGGATGGAGCGCGACCGGGTGGACGGGCTGCTCGGCCACCTGGACGACCGGTCCGCCGGCATCGTCCGCGCCCGGTACGGGCTGGACGACGGGCGGGAGCACTCGCTCACCGAGGTGGCGCAGCGGTTCTCGCTGTCCCGGGAGCGGATCCGGCAGCTGGAGATCCAGGCGCTGCACCGGCTGCGCGAGCTGGCCGGTTCCGGCGGCCTGGACGCCGCCTGACCGCATCCACCAGCACGAACGACGGCCGACCCCGAGGGGGTCGGCCGTCGTTTCGTCTTCGGCCCCGAACGCCGTACCGTCCGGTGCCGGCGCGGTTCGTCAGCCGCCGGCGGCGCTGCCGGCCGATTGGCTGCCGGTCGAGTCATTGCCGGCGGTGCCGGTCGAGTCGCTGCCGGCCGAGTCGTGCGCGGCGGTGCCGGCCGAGTCTTTGCCGGGTCGTGCCTCGCCGGCCGGTCCGCGATCGGTGGCCTCGTCCTCGGCGGCCTCGCAGAGCAGCCGGACCGCCGCGGCGACGGTACGCAGGCCGTCGGTGTCCAGCCGTTCCAGCAACCGCCGGGTGGCGAACTCGCCGGCCTCGTTGAGCCGGTCCAGCAGCCGCCGGCCGGTAGCGGTCAGCTCGACCCGGCGCACCCGGCGGTCGTTCGGGTCCTCGCGCCGGCTGACCAGGTGCTGAGCGGCGAGCCGGTCGACGATGCCGGTGACGGTGGCGAGCCGGACGCCGAGCACGTCGGTGAGCGCCTGACCGGAGCTTGCCCCGCGCGCCAGCGCGATCAGGACCTTGAGCTGCTGCATCGTCAGGTTGAGGTCGAGCAGGGGGCTCGGCCGCAGCCGGGTCGCCGCCTGCTGGAGCCGCTGCCCGTCCGCCAGGATCCTGCCGATCAGCTCGTCGCCGGTGACCACGTCCGTCTCCCCAGTCATTTCGTATCCGGCGAGCCACTGTCCGTGCACGGTCGGGGGCCGGTGCCGGCCGGATACTTCGGGTCAGCCAAACTGTTTTTCTGAACCGTACTAGTGATCGCGGCTGTGCGCCGGACTGGCGGGTCCGAGCGGCGCCGCGATCACCCCGGTCAGACCATATGAGGGCATCGCCGCCCGAAGGCCCCGGACAACGAGGGGAAAGCCAGTATGTGGCTGCTGTCCCGGCTCAGTCTTGCCAACCGTAGTCTCGTCGCCCTGATCACCGTCGTGATCATCGGCTTCGGGGCGTTCTCCATTCCATCGCTGCGCCAGCAACTGCTGCCGTCGCTGGAGTTCCCGATCGCCGCGGTCCTGATCACCGATCAGGGCGCCTCGCCCCAGGTGGTCGAGGAGCAGGTCACCACGCCGATCGAGGACGCCATCCAGGCGGTACCGAATCTGGAGAGCGTCACCTCGACCTCGCAGTCCGGGTCGGCCACCGTGCTCGCCCAGTTCGAGTACGGCACCGACCTGGACGACGCGACCAACAAGATCGAGCAGGCGGTCAACCGGATCGACGCGCAGCTGCCGGACAACGCGCAGACCAGCGTGTTCGCCGGTAGCACCGACTCGCTGCCGGTGGTCACGCTGGCCGCGTCCGGATCGCTGTCCCAGCAGCAGCTCGGGCAGCGGCTCACCGACACCGTCGCGCCGAAGCTGCGCAAGATCGACGGGGTCAAGGACGCCGACATCACCGGGGTACGCGACCAGCAGGTCACGATCACCCCGGACGCGGCGAAGCTGGCCAAGGCGGGCGTGCCGCCGACGGCGGTCGTCACCGCCCTGCAGGGCGCCGGTGCGCGGGCGTCGGCCGGTACCCTCACCGAGGGCGACAAGAGCCTGTCGGTGCAGGTCGGCGGCAAGTTCGACTCGGTCCAGCAGATCAAGAACCTGTACCTGTCGCCGGCCGCGGCGGCCGGTGCCGGCCCGCAGGGTGCCGGCCAGCCCGGCAACCCGGGTCAGCAGGGCACCGGCTCGTCCGGTGCGACCGGGCAGCAGGGCGGGCCGCAGAAGGCCGCGAAGCCGGTACGGCTGGGCGACGTGGCGAGCGTCAAGGTCACCGAATCGGCGGCCACCTCGCTGACCCGGACCAATGGCAAGCCGAGCCTCGGCGTGTCGATCACCATGAAGCCGGACGGCAACGCGGTCGCGATCTCGAAGAAGGTCCGCGACGAGCTGTCCGACCTGAAGTCCGACCTCGGCCCCGGCGGCGAGCTGACCATCGTCTCCGACCAGGCGCCGTACGTGCAGAAGTCGATCAAGGACCTGTTCACCGAGGGCATGCTGGGTCTGGTCTTCGCCGTCGTGGTGATCCTGATCTTCCTGCTGTCGGTACGGGCGACGCTGGTCACCGTGGTCAGCATCCCGGTGTCGGTGATGATCGCGCTGCTGGTGATGTGGCTGAAGGGCGACACCCTCAACCTGCTGACGCTGGGCGGGCTGACGATCGCGATCGGCCGGGTGGTGGACGACTCCATCGTCGTGCTGGAGAACGTCAAACGACATCTCGGCTACGGCGAGTCCAAGCGGGACGCGGTGCTGTCCGGGGTGCGCGAGGTGGCCGGCGCGGTCACCTCGTCGACGCTGACCACGGTCGCGGTGTTCCTGCCGATCGGGCTGGTCGGCGGCATGGTCGGCGAGCTGTTCGCACCGTTCGCGATCACCGTGGTGGTGGCGCTGCTGGCCTCGCTGCTGGTGGCGCTGACCATCACCCCGGTGCTCGCGTACTGGTTCCTCAAGGCGCCGAAGCGGGTCTCGCCGGCGGAGGCCGAGCTGGCCCGGCAGAAGGCGCTGGAGAAGGAGCGGCGCAGTCCGCTGCAGCGGGCGTACGTGCCGGTCATCCGGTTCGCCACCCGCCACCGGTTCGTCACGGTGTTGATCGCGGTCGTGGTGTTCGTCGGCACGCTGGCGCTGGCACCCGGGCTCAAGACCAACCTGCTCGACTCGTCCGGCCAGGACACGCTGAGCCTGTCGGAGAAGATGCCGGTCGGTACCAGCCTCTCGGCGACCAGCGACGCGGCGGAGAAGATCGAGGGCGTGCTGCGCCGGCACGGCGACATCAAGTCGTACCAGGCGACCGTCGGCTCGACCGGCTTCGGTACCGGCAGCTCCAACCAGGCGAGCTTCCAGGTCACCGTGACCGAGGGCACCGACACCGACGCGCTGTCCGACTCGCTGCGGCACGACATCGACGAGCTGTCCGGCGTCGGCGAGGTGACCTTCGGCGACGTCACCGGTTTCGGCGCGAGCAACGTGCAGGTGGTGGTGACCGCCCCGGACGACGCGACACTGCGCACGGCGGCGAGCCAGGTCGAGGGCGCGTTCAAGCGCACCGGGCAGCTGCGCGACGTGGAGAGCGACCTGTCGCCGACCAACCCGCAGGTGCAGGTCACCGTCGACCACCGCCGGGCCGCGCAGTACGGGCTGACCGACACCACGATCACCCAGCTCGTGCAGCAGGCCTTCCAGGGCGCGCCGGCCGCGAAGATCGAGCTGGACGGGGCCGACCGCAACGTGATCGTCCGTACCGGGGCGGCGCCGGCCACGATGGACAAGCTCAAGGCGCTGCCAGTACCGACGGCGACCGGCACGGTGCCGCTGTCGGCGGTGGCGACGGTCAAGCGGGTCAACGGTCCGGTCACCATCTCGCACACCGACCGGAATCGCAGCGCGACCGTCTCCGCGACGGCGACCAGCAGCAACACCGGCCAGGTCACCAGCGACCTGACCAAGAAGCTGGACGCGTTGAAGCTGCCCACCGGTGCCGACTGGAGCATGGGCGGCGTGGGGTCGGACCAGTCCGACGCGTTCAGGGCGCTCGGGATCGCGCTGCTCGCCGCGATCGCGATCGTGTTCATCATCATGGTGGCGACGTTCCGGTCGCTGCTGCAGCCGCTGATCCTGCTGGTGTCGGTGCCGTTCGCGGCGACCGGCGCGATCGTGGCGCTGCTGGCCAGCAACACCGCGCTGGGTGTCGCGTCGCTGATCGGTCTGCTGATGCTGATCGGCATCGTGGTCACCAACGCGATCGTGCTGATGGACCTGATCAACCAGTACCGGCGGCAGGGGATGACCGTGGCCGAGGCGGTGGTCGAGGGCGGCCGGCGCCGGCTGCGGCCGATCCTGATGACCGCCGCGGCGACGATCTGCGCGCTGATCCCGATGTCGCTCGGGTTGACCGGCAAGGGCGGGTTCATCTCGCAGCCGCTGGCGATCGTGGTGATCGGCGGCCTGGTGTCCTCGACGCTGCTGACGTTGCTGCTGGTGCCGGCGCTCTACACGATGGTGGAGGGCCGGCGGGAGAAGCGCCGGCTGCGCCGGGAGGCGGCCGAGGCGACGCCGGACGCGCGGTGCGAGCCGGCCGCCGCCGGGGCGCAGTGACGGACGCCCGGCGAGCGGTGGGCCAGGGTGGCCCTCCGCTCGCCCGGGATGACCGCCCGGTAGCGGACGAACGGTATGGCGGTTGCCATATCCGGCATCGCGCCGCGCGCGGTCGCGGTAGCCTGACAGGCCGTGGCGGCGGCCCTACCCGGCACCCATCGGGTGCGGACACCTCGTGTCGCGAGGACACCGGGTCCGCGCCCGCAGCGGAGGTGTGACGGATGACAGGCCCGAGGTCCGATCTGCGGCTGATGGTGTGGAACCTGTGCCGCGGTGGCACCGGTAGCCCGGCCGGCGACGTGCTCGACCAGATGACCGACCTGATCGGCGACGTCGCGCCCGACGTGCTGTGCTGCGTGGAGACGGAGGGCGCCACCGACCGGATCGTCGCCGGGCTGCACGCCGCCGGGCACGCCGACTACCGCGGACACCGGCTCGCCGTCGACGGGACCGACGACAACCTCGCCATCGTCACCCGGCTGCCGGTGCTCGAGCTGTTGCCGGCGCCGGCCGGGCGCACCGTGGACAGCTACAACTTCGGCGGGCTCCGGCTGCGGTTGCCCGGCGGCGGCGAGGTCGCGGTGTTCGACACGTGGCTGCGGTTCGACGTGGCGATCGCCGACGCGCTGGAGGCCACCGTCGCCGAACTGGTCGACGGCGCCGAACGCACCCGCAACGACGAGCAGCTGGCCCTGCTGGAACTGCCGCAGCTCGCCAACATCGAGGAGATCCTCACCGAGCACCTGCCCACTGCACTGGCCGACTCCGACGTGCCGGTGCTGCTCGCCGGCGGCTTCAACACCGAGTCGCACCTCGACCTCGCCGCCGGCGACCCTGCGTACCGCCGGCACGTACGACCGCAGTGGCAGGTCACCGCTCGGCTGGCGAAGGCCGGCTTCGCCGACGCGTACCGGCTCGCGCACCCGGACGCGGCGGCCGAGCCCGGCGGTACCTTCGACCGGGCGGACGGCGGGCAGCGGCTGCCGCACCGGATCGACTACGTGTTCGTCGACGAGCGGCGGGTCCGGGTGCGGGCGGCGAGGACCGTCTGGCAGCGGCTCGACCGGCACGGCCCGGGCAGCTTCTACTCCGACCACGCCGCGCTCGTGGTCGACGCGAGCATCGTCGCGTAGCCGGCACCGCGCGTTCGCGCCCGCCCCGTAGCCTGAGCCGGTGATCATCAGCCTGCCGGCGGCCCTCGGCGCCGCGGTGTTGTTCGGCGTCGCGTCCGCGCTGCAGGCCTACGCGGCACGCACCGAACCGCCCGGCTCCGGTCTGCGCGGCCTGCTCCGAGTGGTCCTGCGGCTGCCGTACCTGCTCGGGCTGGGCTGCGACCTGGCCGGGTTCGCCGCCGAGATCGTCGCGCTGCGCGGGCTGCCGCTGTTCGCGGTGCAGGCGGCCGTCGCCGGCTCGCTCGCGGTGACCGCGGTCGTGGCCGTGCCGCTGCTGTCGGCCCGGCTGTCGTCCAACGAGTGGATCGCCGTCGCCGGGGTGTGCGTGGGCCTCGCCTCGATCGGGGTCTCGGCCGGCGCCGAGGGGACGCCGACGGTCGGCGGCGCGTTCCGGTGGGGGCTGGTCGTGGCGACCGGGCTGCTGATCGTCGCGGCGCTGGCGGCGAGCCGGTTGCCGAGCCGGGCCCGGTGCACCGCGCTCGGCCTGGCCGGCGGTCTCGGCTTCGGCATCGTCGCCATCGCGGCCCGCATCCTGCCCGACCTCGCGCCGGCGCACCTGGTCCGCGACCCGGCCGCGTACCTGGTGATCGTCGCCGGGGTGACCGCGTTCGCGTCGTTCACCACCGCGCTGCAGACCGGCGCGGTCGCTGCGGCAACCGCCGCGCTGGTGCTCGGCGAATCGGTCGTGCCGTCCGCGGTCGGGGTGCTGCTGCTCGGCGACACCACCCGGGCCGGGTACTGGCCGGTCGCGGCCGGCGGGTTCGCGCTCGCCGTCGTCTCGGCGGTACTGCTGGCCCGCTTCGGCGAGCCGGCCTGACCGTGACCGACCCGGGGTCGCGTTGGCGGCTGCGAACCGGGCATCGGGCGCTGGCCGGTCGGCGGCGCGGTCGTAGGCTGGTCGGATGTTGCGCTGGCTGACCGCATTCGTGGATGTACCGGCCCCCTTTGCCGACCGCGACGTCGCGTTCTGGCAGGCGGTCACCGGTTCGACGCTCTCGGCCCGCCGGGGCGACCGGGCCCAGTTCGTCACGCTGCTACCGCCCACCGGCGACGCGTACCTGCGTGCGCAGACGGTGTTCGCCGGCGATGGCGGCAGCCACCTGGACCTGCACGCGGACGAGCCCGAGGCGCTGGCGGCACACGCCCGGTCGCTCGGCGCGACGGTGCGGTACCAGGAGCCCGGGCTCGTCGTGCTCGAGTCGCCGGCCGGGCTGGCGTTCTGCGTCGTCGCGGCGCGCGGCGAGGCGGTACGCCCCGCGCCGGTCACCCGCGACGACGGCAGCCGCAGCGTGGTCGACCAGCTTTGCCTGGACCTGCCGGCCGGCGGCTACGAGCGGGAGTGCGACTTCTGGTCGGCACTGACCGGCTGGCAGCTGCGGCCCGGATCCCGGCCCGAGTTCCACTACCTGGTCCGGCCGGCCGGGATGCCGCTGCGGTTGCTGCTGCAGCGGTTGGGCGATGCCCGGCCGGCCGCCGCGCATCTCGACCTGGCGTGCGACGACCTCGAGGCGGAGGCGGCCTGGCACGCCGCCCGGGGCGCCCGGCGCAGCCACCGCACCGCCGACTGGATCACCCTGCGCGACCCGGCTGGTCTGCCGTACTGCGTGACCCGGCGCAACCCCGACACCGGCACCACGCCGGGCTGACCGACCGACGACCGGTACCCGGGGCAGTGCCGCGGACGGGTCGTACGGCCCCGAGGTCCGGTGACCGGGCGGTTCAGGGTGTGGCGGAGCTCGGATGGCCCTGGGGTCCGGTGACCGGGCGGTTCAGGGGGTGTGGCCGGGCTCGGATGGCGCTGCGGTCCGGTGACCGGCGGTTCAGGGGTGTGCCGGGGCGAGGGAGCGGACGGCGGTGGCGACGGCGTCCGGGCGGTCGAGCATGGCAAGGTGCGCCGCGTCCGGCAGTGCCTGGTGTCCGGCGGACAGTTCGGCGGCGAGCGCGGCGGTGGCCGCCGACCACGCGGCGGCCCGGTCGGTGCCCAGACCGTACGTCGCGGCGAGCACCCGCACCGGTACCGGCGGGAACGGCGCGGCGCGCATCGCCCGCAGCGCCACCGCCTGACCCCGGTACGCGGCGAGCTCGGCGACGATGCTCGCCAGCGTCTCGCCCGACGAGTGCACGGCATCGAGCGCGTCGGGCACCGGGTCGGGCCGGGGCGGCCAGCCCGGCCGGTCCGGGCCGGTGAGCCGGCGCGCGGTGCCGAGCCGGTACGCCAGCCGCACCGCGGGCGGGCCGATCAACCGGGCGACCGGGACCGCCGCGAGCAGCGCGGACAGCGGCGCGTCGGCCTGCCGGGCCAGCGTCTCGAGCCCGCGCAGCGGCTGCTCGCTCGCTACCGCGTCGGGTTCGTAGCTGGGGTCGACGAGCACCAGGCCGGCGAGGCGGTCCGGTGCGGTCCGCGCGTACGCCTCCGCGTGCAGCGCGGCGGCCGAGTGCGCCACCACGGTGACCGGCGCGGCGGGGGAGAAGCGGTCCGCGGCGGCGGCGATCCGGGCCGCCTCCACGTCCAGTGTGGACGGTCGGGCCGAGCGCGGGGAGAGGCCGAGGCCG
This genomic interval carries:
- a CDS encoding efflux RND transporter permease subunit, giving the protein MWLLSRLSLANRSLVALITVVIIGFGAFSIPSLRQQLLPSLEFPIAAVLITDQGASPQVVEEQVTTPIEDAIQAVPNLESVTSTSQSGSATVLAQFEYGTDLDDATNKIEQAVNRIDAQLPDNAQTSVFAGSTDSLPVVTLAASGSLSQQQLGQRLTDTVAPKLRKIDGVKDADITGVRDQQVTITPDAAKLAKAGVPPTAVVTALQGAGARASAGTLTEGDKSLSVQVGGKFDSVQQIKNLYLSPAAAAGAGPQGAGQPGNPGQQGTGSSGATGQQGGPQKAAKPVRLGDVASVKVTESAATSLTRTNGKPSLGVSITMKPDGNAVAISKKVRDELSDLKSDLGPGGELTIVSDQAPYVQKSIKDLFTEGMLGLVFAVVVILIFLLSVRATLVTVVSIPVSVMIALLVMWLKGDTLNLLTLGGLTIAIGRVVDDSIVVLENVKRHLGYGESKRDAVLSGVREVAGAVTSSTLTTVAVFLPIGLVGGMVGELFAPFAITVVVALLASLLVALTITPVLAYWFLKAPKRVSPAEAELARQKALEKERRSPLQRAYVPVIRFATRHRFVTVLIAVVVFVGTLALAPGLKTNLLDSSGQDTLSLSEKMPVGTSLSATSDAAEKIEGVLRRHGDIKSYQATVGSTGFGTGSSNQASFQVTVTEGTDTDALSDSLRHDIDELSGVGEVTFGDVTGFGASNVQVVVTAPDDATLRTAASQVEGAFKRTGQLRDVESDLSPTNPQVQVTVDHRRAAQYGLTDTTITQLVQQAFQGAPAAKIELDGADRNVIVRTGAAPATMDKLKALPVPTATGTVPLSAVATVKRVNGPVTISHTDRNRSATVSATATSSNTGQVTSDLTKKLDALKLPTGADWSMGGVGSDQSDAFRALGIALLAAIAIVFIIMVATFRSLLQPLILLVSVPFAATGAIVALLASNTALGVASLIGLLMLIGIVVTNAIVLMDLINQYRRQGMTVAEAVVEGGRRRLRPILMTAAATICALIPMSLGLTGKGGFISQPLAIVVIGGLVSSTLLTLLLVPALYTMVEGRREKRRLRREAAEATPDARCEPAAAGAQ
- a CDS encoding MarR family winged helix-turn-helix transcriptional regulator, which gives rise to MTGETDVVTGDELIGRILADGQRLQQAATRLRPSPLLDLNLTMQQLKVLIALARGASSGQALTDVLGVRLATVTGIVDRLAAQHLVSRREDPNDRRVRRVELTATGRRLLDRLNEAGEFATRRLLERLDTDGLRTVAAAVRLLCEAAEDEATDRGPAGEARPGKDSAGTAAHDSAGSDSTGTAGNDSTGSQSAGSAAGG
- a CDS encoding VOC family protein — its product is MLRWLTAFVDVPAPFADRDVAFWQAVTGSTLSARRGDRAQFVTLLPPTGDAYLRAQTVFAGDGGSHLDLHADEPEALAAHARSLGATVRYQEPGLVVLESPAGLAFCVVAARGEAVRPAPVTRDDGSRSVVDQLCLDLPAGGYERECDFWSALTGWQLRPGSRPEFHYLVRPAGMPLRLLLQRLGDARPAAAHLDLACDDLEAEAAWHAARGARRSHRTADWITLRDPAGLPYCVTRRNPDTGTTPG
- a CDS encoding endonuclease/exonuclease/phosphatase family protein — protein: MTGPRSDLRLMVWNLCRGGTGSPAGDVLDQMTDLIGDVAPDVLCCVETEGATDRIVAGLHAAGHADYRGHRLAVDGTDDNLAIVTRLPVLELLPAPAGRTVDSYNFGGLRLRLPGGGEVAVFDTWLRFDVAIADALEATVAELVDGAERTRNDEQLALLELPQLANIEEILTEHLPTALADSDVPVLLAGGFNTESHLDLAAGDPAYRRHVRPQWQVTARLAKAGFADAYRLAHPDAAAEPGGTFDRADGGQRLPHRIDYVFVDERRVRVRAARTVWQRLDRHGPGSFYSDHAALVVDASIVA